Within Nitrospirota bacterium, the genomic segment GAGACCGAGGTAGGTGAGGTTGGCCGCCTCGGGATGGCCGTACACGCCGAAGATGCCGCACTCTTCGTGAAGCTTGTCGAAGGGCGTCAGGTCGATACGCACGGGGACCTCTCCAGTTGACGGGCGAGCCCATCCGACCAGGCCGAGCGGACGGCGTCGAGCCCCACGTCCACGACCTTCTCTCCCTCAACCGTGATCGACAGCCGATCTCCCCCTGTCTCGCCGATCCGCGCCGCCACGACGCCCCATCGCTCGGCCGCATCGAGCACGCGGGCGACGTCTTCGGATTTGACCGAGACCAGCACTCGCGACTGGCTTTCGCTGAAGAGCACCGCGTCGGTCCGCAGGCCCTGAGGATTGCCCAGGGCCGCCTGGACCCCCACGGGGGCGTCGGATGCGATGCAGCACTCGACCAGCGCCACGGCCAGCCCCCCTTCGGAACAGTCGTGAGCCGATTCTACCAGACCAGCACCCGTGAGTTCGAGCAGGCACCGGTACAGCGCAAGCTCCGTGTCGAGGACCAATTCCGGCGGAAGGCCCTGTTCGCGATGGTGAATCACGGCGAGGTACTCGGACCCGCCCAGTTCGTCTTTGGTCTCCCCGAGCAGGATGACGGCGCGTCCCGGCGCTTGGAACGCTTGCGTGGTCACGCGCGCGGCAGGAGCCTTTCCCACCACCCCGATGATCGGCGTGGGATAGATGCTGATGCCCCGCGTTTCGTTGTAGAAACTCACGTTGCCGCTGACGACCGGCACCCCGAACGCGCGACAGGCCTCGGCCATGCCGTCGATGACCAGGGCAAACTGCCACATCACGTCGGATCGTTCCGGGTTCCCGAAGTTGAGGCAATCGGTGGCGCCCAGGGGGCGCGCCCCGCTGCACACCACATTGCGGCACGCTTCCGCGACCGCGATCATTCCGCCCACATAGGGGTTGAGCATGCAGTACCGGCTGTTGCCGTCGACGCTGATTGCGAGGGCGGTTTCAGTGCCCTTGATCCGCAGCACCGCGGCGTCGGAGCCGGGAAGCACGACCGTGTTGGTCCCCACCATGTGATCATATTGGCGGTACACCCACGCTTTGCTGGCAATGGTCGGTGACGCGAGCACGGAAAGCAGCGTCTCGACGTATGACGACGGGATCGGCAGTGTTTCGGATGACAGCCCCTGCAGCGCGTCCAGATACGCGGGGGGCGCGATCGCACGGTCGTAGCTGGGGGCCTCGTCCGTCACCAACTCGATCGGCAGATCGGCCACGACCGCCTCCCCGCAGCGCACGGCCAGACGGCGGGTGTCGGTGACGCGCCCGATCACCGCCACGTCGAGTCCCCACTTCTCGCAAACCGACCGTACGCGACCTTCGCACCCCGGCTTGGCGACCAACAGCATCCGCTCCTGGGATTCGGACAGCATGACCTCGTAGGGCGTCATGCCCGCCTCGCGCGTCGGCACGAGCGACACGTCGATATCCACCCCCGTCCCGGCCCTGCCCGCCATCTCGCACGAGGAACTGGTCAGACCGGCGGCCCCCATGTCTTGAATGCCGATGATGAGGTCCTCGCTCATCAGCTCCAGACACGCCTCGATCAGCAGTTTCTCCATGAACGGATCGCCGACCTGTACCATCGGGCGTTTCTCGGACGCTGCGTCCCCAAACGCCTCGGAGGCCATGGTGGCGCCGTGAATCCCGTCGCGCCCGGTCTTGGCCCCGAAATAAATCACGGGGTTGCCCACGCCGGCGGCGCGGCCCCGGAACAGCCGGTCCTTGGGAGCGAGGCCTAGACAAAACACGTTGACGAGTGGATTCGACCGATACAACTCCTGGATCGCCACCTCCCCCCCGACGGTCGGGACGCCCACGCAGTTGCCGTAGCCGGCAATGCCCGCGACCACGCGTTCGAACAGGTAGCGGTTGCGCGGCTCTTCCAATGGACCGAATCGCAAGGAGTCCAACAGCGCGATCGGTCTGGCCCCCATCGTAAAGACGTCGCGCAGAATACCCCCCACCCCGGTGGCCGCGCCCTGGTAGGGCTCGATGAAGGAGGGATGGTTGTGGCTCTCCATCTTGAACACCGCGGCCAGCCCGTCGCCGATGTCCACGGCGCCGGCGTTTTCGCCGGGCCCCTGCACGACCTCCTCCCCGGTGGTGGGCAGCCGCTTGAGGTGCACCCGCGAGCTCTTATAGCTGCAGTGCTCGCTCCACATGACGGAGACGATGCCGAGTTCAACCAGCGTCGGCGCCCGGCCCAGTCGTTCCCTGAACCTCGCGTACTCGTCGGCCGTGAGCCCGTGTCGGGCCAGGAGAGAGGGATCGAGCGGTTCCGCAAGCAAGGGTTCCGGCGGCATGGATGACGACGCGGAGCTACGCGGCTCCGCAGAGCGCGTCCAGCGCGGATTCGAACAACGGGCGTCCGTCTCGGCTACCCAGCTCGGACTCCGACGCGCGTTCGGGGTGGGGCATCATTCCCAATACGTTACGGGATTCGTTGCAGATTCCGGCGATCGCGTCGACCGATCCGTTGGGGTTGGCGTCTCCGCCCCCGAGCGGAGCGTAGCGGAAGACGATTTG encodes:
- the purL gene encoding phosphoribosylformylglycinamidine synthase subunit PurL, yielding MPPEPLLAEPLDPSLLARHGLTADEYARFRERLGRAPTLVELGIVSVMWSEHCSYKSSRVHLKRLPTTGEEVVQGPGENAGAVDIGDGLAAVFKMESHNHPSFIEPYQGAATGVGGILRDVFTMGARPIALLDSLRFGPLEEPRNRYLFERVVAGIAGYGNCVGVPTVGGEVAIQELYRSNPLVNVFCLGLAPKDRLFRGRAAGVGNPVIYFGAKTGRDGIHGATMASEAFGDAASEKRPMVQVGDPFMEKLLIEACLELMSEDLIIGIQDMGAAGLTSSSCEMAGRAGTGVDIDVSLVPTREAGMTPYEVMLSESQERMLLVAKPGCEGRVRSVCEKWGLDVAVIGRVTDTRRLAVRCGEAVVADLPIELVTDEAPSYDRAIAPPAYLDALQGLSSETLPIPSSYVETLLSVLASPTIASKAWVYRQYDHMVGTNTVVLPGSDAAVLRIKGTETALAISVDGNSRYCMLNPYVGGMIAVAEACRNVVCSGARPLGATDCLNFGNPERSDVMWQFALVIDGMAEACRAFGVPVVSGNVSFYNETRGISIYPTPIIGVVGKAPAARVTTQAFQAPGRAVILLGETKDELGGSEYLAVIHHREQGLPPELVLDTELALYRCLLELTGAGLVESAHDCSEGGLAVALVECCIASDAPVGVQAALGNPQGLRTDAVLFSESQSRVLVSVKSEDVARVLDAAERWGVVAARIGETGGDRLSITVEGEKVVDVGLDAVRSAWSDGLARQLERSPCVST